The DNA segment GAAGTGATCAAGTCACTTTTCACCTTGAGCCACCCTTCAAAGTCACCCGTCCATACGCGCAATTCGAATTCATAGGCATCCACGCCGCGTTTGATAAAAAGCACTTCCGGCGCCGGCGTCTCGAGCACCTTCTTGTTCCAGCGGCCGACTTCCAGCAGGGTTGCCTTGAGCCGGGCGACGTTGATATCCGGCTTGGTCACGACAGGTACCGAGATCTGATGCAACTGGTTGGATAGTGTCCAGTTAGTCAGTTTTTCTGAAATCAGCTTGCCGTTCGGGATAATGACTTCCGCACCAGCTGTACTTTGGATGACGGTGGCGCGGATACCGATGTGCTGGACACGTCCGACCATGTCGTCGATCTGGATGGTGTCGCCGATCTTGACTGGCCGCTCGAACAGCACGATCAGGCCCGAGACGAAATTGTTGACGATATTTTGCAAGCCGAAGCCGATGCCGACGGTCAGCGCGCCGGCCACGATGGTGAACTTGGTCATGTCGACACCGATTGCGGCAAGCGCCATCACCAGGCCGGACAGGAGTATCACGTAATGTACCGTCGTCGACAGGGCATAGGGCAGCCCGCGGTCGAGACGGAGCCGCGAGAATATCTCTTCTTCAAGCAGAAAGCGTGTCAAGCGTGAAATAGCATAGGTGAGCCAGAGGATCAGAATGAACAGGGCGACTTCGCTGACGGCGATTGTCAGGTTGCCGAGCTTCCAGGCGACATTCCATAATGACTCCAGCCAGGCGATGACCCGCTGCAGCAGGCCGGAGGTGAGCAGGGTGACGACGATCCAGAACAAGAATGCGATCCACTTCAGCCACTTGTTGATTCGCATGGCAATCTGCATCCGGTGCCGTTGCACACCTGCCAGAAACGACACGGGTGGCATATAAAGCAAGCCATGCACCAGGCCTTCCGCCGCGCTGCACAGCGCATACAGCAGCATGGCAGTGTAGGCGCTCGAGAGCATCGTGCGCAGCATCAGGTCCGCAAGCCTGGCGTAGCCGGATACCACCGCCGCGAGAATGATCAGCGACGCGAACAGGGTTATCCAGCCGCCATATTCAATGGCCTGCCATGCAATTTTATGGACGCGCCCTATGTCCTCGGACGCGGCCTGCCGCCGCCGCAACACCGGCAAGACGGCGAGGAAGACACCGAGCACTTCCAGCAACAGCAGAAATCGGTACACCCCGGGCAACGGTGTAAACAGCGCGCGCGCCTTGTCGGCCAGATAGAAAATCACGACGGAAAGAAGCAAGCGATAAATCGCCGGATCGATCATGCGGCGGGCGAAGATCACCAGCGGCACGGTCGAAAGAATGCCGATCAAGAGCCACACCGGATTCGGCGCATTCGGATAAAACCAGCTGCTAAGCAGCATCGCCACAAGTGTGGCGGTCACGATCGGCATGTCGAAGATTTTTTTATTCTCGCGTAATCCGGCATCGTCCTTGACGAGTTCGTTGACTTTCCTGCGCGCGACAGAAAGAAGTATGGTCAGCAGGACGAGAACGGATGCGTGCAGCGCAAACAGGCGCCAGGCGGACTTGAGATACCCGGTCAAGGCGGACGCCTGGGTGCCGATATGATTCAGGGCATTGGCGGAAAAGCTGTGGATGGATTCGGTCCAGAACGTTGCGCTCCAGAGCGGCGGCCCGTCGCGATATAAGAGTCGTGTAGCAGCGCGCTCGCTGGCGACGGTCAGAAGCTGGCGTATTTCCGCCAGCCGGGTGCCGATATCGGTCGCCTGGCCTTGCAGGGCCAGCACACGCGTGCGGTGTGCCAGGACGTTTTTTCTGGTCTCGGCCATGGCCGCGGCCAGGTCCTGTGCGCGTTCAAGAATATCCGGCGGAGCCCCCGCCTTGATCGCCGCATCGATGGTGGCTGTCCAGGTTGCGTCGAGCGCCTCAAGTTGCTTGAGGTCACGGTCGATCCGCAATGCGACGTCGGTGAGGTCTCGCAGCAGCGGTGAAACCCGCTGCTCGATATTGCGTAGCTCGTCATCGACGCCACGGATTGTTTCGAGTGAAAACGCGCTAGCATCCAGGCGCTGGAGGGCCTGCAGGCGGCCGGTGGTTTCGCGCTCGAGTCCAGGTAAAGCAGCGCTGGCGCTGGCGATTTCGGCCGCGCTGCGCTCGCGGCCTTCGATCTGGCGGATGGCCGCCATTCCTGCCTCGGCTTGCTGCGCGATTTCGCCGACTGCAACCGGCTGTGGCTTGGGGCCGGCCGGCGCAGCAGCAGTTGCCTGTCGGGGCGCAGCCGGGCCTATCCCCGTGCTCGGCAAGCCCTGCGCCAGCAGCAAGCCATGGCAGGACAGTGCAAGCACCAGGGCGGCGAGGGATTTCCTCCCCAGGATCATTAATGCGGAGTGCCTGCCTGTTGTTGGTGGGATTTGTCGTGGCGATAGCGGGAGAAGGGCATGGATGCTTTCCTCATGATTGGCGAGGCCTGGGTGAATGG comes from the Janthinobacterium sp. 17J80-10 genome and includes:
- a CDS encoding mechanosensitive ion channel domain-containing protein — encoded protein: MILGRKSLAALVLALSCHGLLLAQGLPSTGIGPAAPRQATAAAPAGPKPQPVAVGEIAQQAEAGMAAIRQIEGRERSAAEIASASAALPGLERETTGRLQALQRLDASAFSLETIRGVDDELRNIEQRVSPLLRDLTDVALRIDRDLKQLEALDATWTATIDAAIKAGAPPDILERAQDLAAAMAETRKNVLAHRTRVLALQGQATDIGTRLAEIRQLLTVASERAATRLLYRDGPPLWSATFWTESIHSFSANALNHIGTQASALTGYLKSAWRLFALHASVLVLLTILLSVARRKVNELVKDDAGLRENKKIFDMPIVTATLVAMLLSSWFYPNAPNPVWLLIGILSTVPLVIFARRMIDPAIYRLLLSVVIFYLADKARALFTPLPGVYRFLLLLEVLGVFLAVLPVLRRRQAASEDIGRVHKIAWQAIEYGGWITLFASLIILAAVVSGYARLADLMLRTMLSSAYTAMLLYALCSAAEGLVHGLLYMPPVSFLAGVQRHRMQIAMRINKWLKWIAFLFWIVVTLLTSGLLQRVIAWLESLWNVAWKLGNLTIAVSEVALFILILWLTYAISRLTRFLLEEEIFSRLRLDRGLPYALSTTVHYVILLSGLVMALAAIGVDMTKFTIVAGALTVGIGFGLQNIVNNFVSGLIVLFERPVKIGDTIQIDDMVGRVQHIGIRATVIQSTAGAEVIIPNGKLISEKLTNWTLSNQLHQISVPVVTKPDINVARLKATLLEVGRWNKKVLETPAPEVLFIKRGVDAYEFELRVWTGDFEGWLKVKSDLITSVNDALQEKEISAEAQPPDVKSPPP